From the Alphaproteobacteria bacterium genome, one window contains:
- the ruvB gene encoding Holliday junction branch migration DNA helicase RuvB → MNERLVTAELSEPDSGEGTLRPETLSDFIGQPELRRNLGVFITAARARGEALDHALFVGPPGLGKTTLAQIVARELGVGFRATSGPVIARAGDLAALLTNLESRDVLFIDEIHRLSPAVEEILYPAMEDFHLDLIIGEGPAARSVRIDLQPFTLVAATTRSGLITKPLLDRFGVHARLEFYAEADLAAIVERAARVLGLALTPDGAIEIARRARGTPRVAGRLLRRVRDFAAVDGEAAIDARVADRALGRLAVDGRGLDALDRRYLGLIAESFGGGPVGVETMAAALSEPRDTIEDVIEPFLIQQGLVSRTPRGRMLSPQAFAHLGLAVPAPTDGQLELPAGERNDADA, encoded by the coding sequence ATGAACGAACGTTTGGTCACGGCCGAGCTCAGTGAGCCAGATAGCGGCGAGGGCACGCTGAGGCCCGAGACGCTCTCCGACTTCATCGGCCAGCCCGAGCTCCGGCGCAATCTCGGCGTCTTCATCACCGCCGCCCGGGCCCGCGGCGAGGCCCTCGACCACGCCCTTTTCGTGGGGCCGCCGGGCCTGGGCAAGACGACCCTGGCCCAGATCGTGGCCCGCGAGCTGGGGGTGGGATTTCGCGCCACCTCGGGGCCGGTGATCGCCCGGGCCGGCGACCTGGCGGCGCTGCTTACCAACCTGGAGTCGCGCGACGTCTTGTTCATCGACGAGATCCACCGCCTCAGCCCGGCCGTCGAGGAGATCCTCTATCCCGCCATGGAGGACTTCCACCTCGACCTGATCATCGGCGAGGGCCCGGCGGCGCGCTCGGTACGCATCGATCTGCAGCCTTTCACCCTGGTCGCCGCCACCACGCGCTCGGGCCTCATCACCAAGCCGCTCCTGGACCGTTTCGGGGTCCATGCCCGCTTGGAATTCTATGCCGAGGCCGACCTGGCGGCCATCGTCGAGCGGGCCGCCCGGGTGCTGGGCCTGGCGCTCACGCCCGACGGCGCCATCGAGATCGCGCGCCGCGCCCGCGGCACGCCCAGGGTGGCCGGCCGGCTGCTGCGCCGCGTGCGCGATTTCGCCGCTGTCGACGGCGAGGCCGCCATCGACGCCCGGGTGGCCGACCGGGCGCTGGGCCGACTGGCCGTCGACGGCCGCGGCCTCGATGCCCTGGACCGGCGATACCTGGGCCTGATCGCCGAGAGTTTCGGCGGCGGCCCGGTCGGCGTCGAGACCATGGCGGCGGCCCTGAGCGAGCCCCGCGACACCATCGAGGACGTTATCGAGCCCTTCCTCATCCAGCAGGGCCTGGTCAGCCGCACGCCGCGCGGCCGCATGCTGTCGCCCCAGGCGTTCGCCCACCTCGGCCTGGCGGTGCCCGCCCCGACCGACGGCCAACTCGAACTGCCGGCCGGCGAGAGGAACGATGCCGATGCCTGA
- a CDS encoding YebC/PmpR family DNA-binding transcriptional regulator: MAGHSQFKNIMYRKGAQDQKRAKLFSRLIREITVAAKSGLPDAEHNPRLRAAVAEAKAGNMGKETIDRAIKRAAGGADGETYEEVRYEGYGPGGVAVIVEALTDNRNRTASEVRSAFAKYGGNLGETGSVGFMFERIGAIHYEAGQASPDDMLEAAIEAGAEDCLSDPGGHEVSCPPDDFHTVREALEAQLGPAQHAGLTWKPQTTVSLDENTATTLFKLLEALDDSDDVQRVASNFEVSDEIMEKLSA, from the coding sequence ATGGCGGGACATTCCCAATTCAAGAACATCATGTACCGCAAGGGCGCGCAGGATCAAAAGCGTGCCAAGCTGTTCTCCCGTTTGATCCGCGAAATCACCGTCGCCGCCAAGTCGGGCCTGCCCGATGCCGAACACAATCCTCGCCTGCGCGCCGCCGTGGCCGAGGCCAAGGCCGGCAACATGGGCAAGGAGACCATCGACCGGGCCATCAAACGCGCCGCCGGCGGGGCCGACGGCGAGACCTACGAAGAAGTGCGCTACGAGGGCTACGGCCCGGGCGGCGTGGCGGTCATCGTCGAGGCGCTGACCGACAACCGCAACCGCACCGCCTCGGAGGTACGCTCGGCCTTCGCCAAATATGGCGGCAACCTGGGCGAGACGGGCTCGGTGGGCTTCATGTTCGAGCGCATCGGCGCCATCCACTACGAAGCCGGCCAAGCCAGCCCCGACGACATGCTGGAGGCGGCCATCGAGGCCGGCGCCGAGGACTGCCTCTCGGACCCCGGCGGCCACGAGGTGAGCTGTCCGCCCGATGATTTCCATACCGTGCGCGAGGCTCTGGAGGCCCAACTCGGCCCGGCCCAGCACGCCGGCCTGACTTGGAAACCGCAGACCACGGTGAGCCTCGACGAAAACACCGCGACCACCTTGTTCAAGCTCCTGGAGGCGCTGGACGACAGCGACGACGTGCAGCGCGTGGCCTCCAACTTCGAGGTTTCGGACGAAATCATGGAAAAGCTCAGTGCCTGA
- the ybgC gene encoding tol-pal system-associated acyl-CoA thioesterase: MPEHESEIGGRFEAGGHVLALRVYWEDTDAAGIVYYANYLKFIERGRSDLLRLLGIDQAALYRESGVAFAVRRCEIDYLKPARLDDRLEVRSRLVEVRGASVRAEQVVWRAGTELMRAQVRLGCIDPTGRARRLPPPVRAALAATL, translated from the coding sequence ATGCCTGAGCACGAAAGCGAAATTGGCGGCCGCTTCGAGGCCGGCGGCCACGTGCTGGCGCTCAGGGTCTATTGGGAAGACACCGACGCCGCCGGCATCGTCTATTACGCCAACTACCTCAAGTTCATCGAGCGCGGACGTTCGGACCTGCTGCGCCTCCTGGGCATCGACCAGGCGGCGCTCTATCGCGAATCCGGCGTCGCCTTTGCCGTCAGGCGCTGCGAGATCGATTACCTCAAGCCGGCCCGGCTCGACGACCGGCTGGAAGTGAGGAGCCGCCTGGTGGAAGTGCGCGGGGCTTCCGTGCGCGCCGAACAGGTGGTCTGGCGGGCCGGAACCGAGCTGATGCGGGCCCAGGTCCGCCTGGGCTGCATCGATCCCACGGGCCGGGCTCGCCGCCTGCCGCCTCCGGTACGTGCCGCCCTTGCCGCAACCCTCTGA
- the tolQ gene encoding protein TolQ yields the protein MEQQAVDAALLAGSVAASDLSLIGLFFRADIVVKIVLAVLVLASFWCWAIIVEKIVRIRRLDSQAEEFEEAFWSGGSLEELYDRIEPVADHPMALLFSAAMREWRRSTARSPSGSDKLHASIQERIGQVMQLTMTRQMVHLEKYLGFLATVGSTAPFVGLFGTVWGIMNSFQAIALTKNTSLAVVAPGIAEALFATALGLVAAIPAVVAYNKFSSDIGRYGNRLETFATEFSAILSRQLEERD from the coding sequence ATGGAGCAACAAGCCGTCGATGCCGCCCTGCTTGCCGGATCGGTGGCCGCCAGCGACCTCTCGCTGATCGGCCTTTTCTTCCGCGCCGACATCGTGGTCAAGATCGTGCTGGCGGTCCTGGTGCTGGCCTCGTTCTGGTGCTGGGCCATCATCGTCGAAAAGATCGTGCGCATCCGCCGCCTGGACAGCCAGGCCGAGGAGTTCGAGGAGGCCTTCTGGTCGGGCGGATCACTAGAGGAGCTTTACGACCGCATCGAGCCGGTGGCCGACCACCCCATGGCGCTGCTGTTTTCGGCCGCCATGCGCGAGTGGCGGCGCTCGACGGCGCGCAGCCCGAGCGGCAGCGACAAGTTGCACGCCAGCATCCAGGAACGCATCGGCCAGGTCATGCAGCTCACCATGACGCGCCAGATGGTGCATCTGGAGAAGTACCTGGGATTCCTTGCCACGGTCGGCTCTACGGCACCCTTCGTGGGGCTGTTTGGCACCGTTTGGGGCATCATGAACAGCTTCCAGGCCATCGCGCTGACCAAGAACACCAGCCTGGCCGTGGTCGCCCCGGGCATCGCCGAGGCGCTCTTTGCCACAGCGCTGGGGCTGGTGGCGGCGATCCCGGCGGTGGTGGCCTACAACAAGTTCTCCTCCGACATCGGCCGCTACGGCAACCGCCTCGAGACCTTCGCCACCGAGTTCTCGGCCATCCTCTCGCGTCAGCTCGAGGAGCGCGACTGA
- the ruvC gene encoding crossover junction endodeoxyribonuclease RuvC: MPDSELRILGLDPGLRCTGWGLIAARGNRLGHLAHGVVTSEAEAGLAQRLCQLHRGLARVIAEHGPDEAAVEETFVNRNPASTLKLGQARGAVLLAPALAGLPVAEYGANHVKKSVVGAGHADKHQIRAMVALLLPGSRVGNADAADALAVAICHAHHATRAGGFVAPTSRQAS, encoded by the coding sequence GTGCCTGACAGCGAATTACGCATCCTCGGCCTCGACCCCGGCCTCCGGTGCACCGGCTGGGGCCTGATCGCGGCGCGGGGCAACCGCCTCGGCCACCTGGCCCACGGTGTCGTGACCTCGGAGGCGGAGGCCGGGCTGGCCCAGCGGCTGTGCCAGCTGCATCGCGGCCTGGCCCGGGTCATCGCCGAGCATGGCCCCGACGAGGCGGCCGTCGAGGAGACCTTCGTCAACCGCAACCCGGCGTCGACGCTGAAGCTCGGCCAGGCCCGCGGCGCCGTGCTGCTGGCGCCGGCCCTGGCCGGCCTGCCGGTAGCCGAATACGGCGCCAACCACGTCAAGAAATCGGTGGTCGGCGCCGGCCATGCCGACAAGCACCAGATCCGCGCCATGGTGGCGCTCTTGCTGCCGGGCTCCCGGGTCGGCAACGCCGATGCCGCCGATGCCCTGGCGGTGGCCATCTGCCACGCCCACCACGCCACCCGGGCCGGCGGTTTCGTGGCCCCAACGTCCCGCCAAGCCTCATGA
- a CDS encoding energy transducer TonB gives MLHAAALVLAYTGLPDWMLPEAVIIETPVVVELVAIEEETRAAPLVQKPEPEPEPKPEPEAKLEEPEPVPEPEPEPEPEPEPKPEPEPEPEPEPKAEPKAEPKPEPKPQPKALPEPKPRPKAVARALPRQKPKRKPRFDPQRIAALLDKKREEQMEQRPKPEPAKRAVAAVSARRAKSRLFQRLTLSQIDYVKTKMQKCWSVPAGARDAKDLVVIVRISLTPDGGLRGAPELVNTERLGEEYFRVAAESALRAIRRCAPYELPQASYEQWREMELKFDPREMFRG, from the coding sequence ATGCTGCACGCAGCCGCCCTGGTGCTGGCCTATACCGGTCTGCCCGACTGGATGCTGCCCGAGGCCGTGATTATCGAGACGCCGGTGGTGGTGGAACTGGTGGCCATCGAGGAGGAAACCCGGGCGGCGCCGTTGGTGCAAAAGCCGGAGCCCGAGCCGGAACCAAAACCGGAGCCCGAGGCCAAGCTCGAGGAGCCCGAACCGGTACCGGAACCGGAACCCGAACCGGAGCCCGAACCGGAACCCAAACCGGAACCCGAACCGGAACCCGAACCCGAACCCAAAGCCGAACCCAAAGCCGAACCCAAACCCGAGCCCAAGCCGCAACCCAAGGCCTTGCCCGAGCCCAAGCCACGGCCCAAGGCAGTGGCCCGGGCGCTGCCGCGGCAAAAACCAAAACGCAAGCCGCGCTTCGATCCTCAGCGCATCGCCGCACTCTTGGACAAGAAGCGCGAGGAACAGATGGAGCAACGCCCCAAGCCCGAGCCCGCCAAGCGGGCGGTGGCGGCGGTCTCGGCCCGGCGCGCCAAGTCGCGGCTGTTTCAGCGCCTGACGCTGTCGCAAATCGATTACGTCAAGACCAAGATGCAGAAATGTTGGAGCGTGCCGGCGGGCGCTCGCGATGCCAAAGACCTTGTGGTAATCGTCCGCATATCGTTGACTCCCGATGGCGGCCTGCGGGGGGCACCGGAATTGGTCAACACCGAGCGCCTGGGCGAGGAGTACTTCAGGGTGGCGGCCGAAAGCGCCTTGCGCGCCATCCGCCGTTGCGCACCTTACGAGTTGCCACAGGCGAGCTATGAGCAGTGGCGGGAGATGGAATTGAAATTCGATCCGCGGGAGATGTTCAGGGGATGA
- the tolB gene encoding Tol-Pal system beta propeller repeat protein TolB, with protein MVLFGLVLLGLVLGARPAAALLKIDITQGNVDPLPLAVSEFDAADAETRRLGRGIADVISADLERSGLFKPIDRSAFIQSPAAMRVQPRFGDWRIINAQALVTGNAKLGPDGKLRAEFRLWDVFAEQQMTGLVYTTAKDNWRRIAHLIADTIYKRLTGEDGYFDTRIVYVAERGPKTKRVKRLGIMDQDGYNNRYLTDGSHLVLTPRFSPTAQEITYLSYFHKTPRVYIYNIDSGQQEVLGDFPGMTFAPRFSPDGNKVIMSLFTADGDNAEIYSMDLRTRNIVQLTNNPAIDTSPSFAPDGNRITFNSDRGGSQQIYVMDADGSKVRRVSFGDGRYATPVWSPRGDLIAFTKMRRGRFYIGVMGTDGGGERLLTESFLDEGPTWAPNGRVLMFFRQTRTRADGTGGGNRLWSVDLTGRNLRRVVTPQDASDPAWSPLISRSP; from the coding sequence ATGGTGCTGTTCGGCCTGGTGCTGCTCGGCCTCGTGCTTGGGGCCCGGCCGGCGGCGGCGCTGCTTAAGATCGACATCACCCAAGGCAACGTCGACCCCTTGCCGCTGGCGGTCAGCGAGTTCGATGCCGCCGACGCCGAGACCCGGCGCCTGGGCCGCGGCATCGCCGACGTCATCAGCGCCGATCTCGAGCGTTCGGGGCTCTTCAAGCCCATCGACCGCAGCGCCTTCATCCAGTCGCCGGCCGCCATGCGGGTGCAGCCGCGCTTCGGCGACTGGCGCATCATCAACGCCCAGGCGCTGGTCACCGGAAATGCCAAGCTGGGCCCGGACGGCAAGCTGCGGGCCGAGTTCCGGCTCTGGGACGTCTTCGCCGAACAGCAGATGACGGGGCTGGTCTACACCACGGCCAAGGACAACTGGCGGCGCATCGCCCACCTCATCGCCGACACCATCTACAAGCGCCTGACCGGCGAGGATGGCTATTTCGACACCCGCATCGTCTACGTTGCCGAACGCGGGCCCAAGACCAAGCGGGTCAAGCGCCTCGGCATCATGGACCAGGACGGCTACAACAACCGCTACCTGACCGACGGCAGCCACCTGGTGCTGACGCCGCGGTTTTCGCCGACGGCACAGGAGATCACCTATCTCTCGTACTTCCACAAGACGCCGCGGGTCTACATCTACAACATCGACAGCGGCCAGCAGGAAGTGCTGGGCGACTTCCCCGGCATGACCTTCGCGCCGCGCTTCTCCCCCGACGGCAACAAAGTGATCATGAGCCTGTTCACGGCCGACGGCGACAATGCCGAGATCTACAGCATGGACTTGCGCACCCGCAATATCGTCCAGTTGACCAACAATCCGGCCATCGACACTTCGCCCTCCTTCGCCCCCGACGGCAATCGCATCACCTTCAATTCCGACCGCGGCGGCTCGCAGCAGATCTACGTCATGGATGCCGACGGCTCGAAGGTGCGCCGCGTCAGCTTCGGCGACGGGCGTTACGCCACGCCGGTATGGTCGCCGCGCGGCGATCTCATCGCCTTCACCAAGATGCGGCGCGGGCGCTTCTACATCGGCGTCATGGGCACCGACGGCGGCGGCGAACGGCTGCTCACCGAAAGCTTCCTCGACGAGGGCCCGACCTGGGCCCCCAATGGCCGCGTTCTCATGTTCTTTCGCCAAACCCGCACCCGGGCTGACGGCACAGGTGGAGGGAACCGGCTGTGGTCGGTCGATCTGACGGGACGCAACCTGCGGCGTGTGGTGACGCCCCAGGATGCCTCCGATCCGGCCTGGTCACCGCTTATTAGTCGTTCGCCTTGA
- the tolR gene encoding protein TolR, with product MAPGFIRGPGPRRRAGRDFKAMSEINVTPFVDVMLVLLVVFMVTAPLLTVGVPVELPRTKAGVLPGQDEPLAVSVDAEGRVWLQETEVEPDQLVPRLRAIAGNKPETRIFVRGDRSVSYGRVLEVMGTINEAGFRRVALVTRRSANSAGTAGRQK from the coding sequence ATGGCCCCCGGCTTCATCCGCGGCCCGGGTCCCAGGCGCCGCGCCGGGCGCGATTTCAAGGCCATGAGCGAGATCAACGTCACCCCCTTCGTCGACGTCATGCTGGTGCTGCTGGTGGTCTTCATGGTGACGGCGCCGCTGCTCACCGTCGGTGTGCCGGTGGAACTGCCGCGCACCAAGGCCGGCGTGCTGCCGGGCCAGGACGAGCCGTTGGCCGTCAGCGTCGACGCCGAGGGCCGGGTCTGGCTGCAGGAGACCGAGGTCGAACCCGATCAGTTGGTGCCCCGCTTGCGCGCCATCGCCGGCAACAAGCCCGAGACCCGCATCTTCGTGCGCGGCGACCGCTCCGTCTCGTATGGCCGCGTGCTCGAGGTCATGGGCACCATCAACGAGGCCGGTTTCCGCCGCGTCGCCCTGGTCACGCGGCGGTCGGCCAACAGCGCCGGCACCGCCGGGCGGCAAAAGTGA
- the ruvA gene encoding Holliday junction branch migration protein RuvA — translation MIARLKGLLESQAEDGLVIDVGGVGYQVFCSAATLRRLPRPGEALVLEIETHVREDHIHLYGFTDTGEREWFRTLQTVQGVGARLALGILSALTPAELGQAVAAQDHAALTRANGVGAKLGKRIVAELRDRVPAAAMGLTATPGAATAAGGSAADAVSALVNLGYGRSEAFAAVAAAAAELGAEPEAGELIKAGLKELAP, via the coding sequence ATGATCGCGCGCCTCAAGGGACTGCTGGAAAGCCAGGCCGAGGACGGCCTGGTCATCGATGTCGGCGGCGTCGGTTACCAGGTTTTCTGTTCGGCCGCCACACTGCGCCGCCTGCCCCGGCCGGGCGAAGCGCTGGTGCTGGAGATCGAGACCCACGTGCGCGAGGACCACATCCACCTCTACGGCTTTACCGATACGGGCGAGCGCGAGTGGTTCCGCACCTTGCAGACCGTCCAGGGCGTTGGCGCGCGCCTGGCGCTGGGCATTCTCTCGGCGCTGACACCGGCCGAACTGGGTCAGGCCGTGGCGGCCCAGGACCACGCCGCTTTGACCCGGGCCAACGGCGTCGGCGCCAAGCTCGGCAAACGCATCGTGGCTGAGCTTCGCGACCGCGTGCCGGCCGCCGCCATGGGCCTGACGGCAACGCCCGGGGCCGCCACGGCGGCCGGCGGTTCCGCCGCCGATGCCGTATCGGCGCTGGTCAACCTGGGTTACGGCCGCTCCGAAGCCTTCGCCGCGGTGGCGGCGGCGGCGGCGGAGCTGGGCGCCGAGCCCGAAGCGGGCGAGTTGATCAAGGCCGGCCTCAAGGAGCTGGCGCCATGA